Proteins from one Cryptomeria japonica chromosome 4, Sugi_1.0, whole genome shotgun sequence genomic window:
- the LOC131037763 gene encoding cytochrome P450 750A1-like, producing MSSLYELPASLFNMFSFSEFPASFHGAKFVGSGSYVPSTPTLCALIVFLWVLYRFTMQRQNTSSLRLPPGPFAWPIIGNLNQLKKLPHRDLQELGKKYGPIMMLKLGSVPTVVVSSSAMAKEFLKTHDVVFASRPLSAAGKYIGYDFQDVVLSPYGPYWRHMRKLCVVGLLNTKRIESFRCVREEEAHLLVRSVWEMSRQGRKPVNLTKMFSSYALATMWRILSGNKYSFHGDVHLGDGGEEIMKMAAEVATLMGEVNIGEFVPYLDWMDLQGVKRRMKKLHNSFDGVVKKIIEEHQQRRREFHKESETKDIIDVLLEMESLDGREITEENIKAIVFDMFVAGVESTSTTLGWVMSLVIKNTVVAKKMQEEIESVVGRERIVNEDDVVSMEYVQCVVKETLRLYPAVPLMIPHESTEDCTVGGYFIPERSRLIVNAWAIGRDPSLWEDPLEFRPERFMGKDVDLARGKDWFDMVPFGAGRRGCPGANMAIVNINLLSAQLLHCFEWSVEGDLDMSEQGGASIPRNADLVALPRFRLATCL from the exons ATGTCTTCTTTGTATGAGTTGCCTGCATCTTTGTTCAATATGTTTTCTTTCTCTGAGTTTCCTGCGTCTTTTCATGGTGCAAAATTTGTAGGGAGTGGGTCTTATGTTCCATCAACGCCTACGCTATGTGCACTCATAGTTTTCTTGTGGGTTTTGTATAGATTTACCATGCAAAGGCAAAATACATCAAGTTTGAGATTGCCCCCTGGACCGTTTGCATGGCCCATTATTGGAAATTTGAACCAGCTGAAAAAGCTTCCCCATCGTGATCTTCAAGAACTTGGTAAGAAATATGGGCCCATCATGATGTTGAAATTGGGTTCTGTTCCCACTGTTGTGGTCTCTTCTTCTGCCATGGCTAAGGAGTTCTTGAAAACTCATGATGTAGTTTTTGCCAGCCGTCCTCTTTCTGCTGCGGGAAAATACATTGGATATGATTTCCAGGACGTGGTATTGTCTCCTTATGGGCCTTATTGGAGACACATGAGGAAACTGTGCGTTGTAGGATTGCTGAATACAAAAAGGATCGAGTCTTTCAGATGTGTACGAGAGGAAGAGGCGCATCTCCTTGTTCGTTCAGTGTGGGAGATGTCTAGGCAAGGAAGGAAGCCTGTTAATCTCACCAAGATGTTTTCATCGTATGCGCTGGCAACCATGTGGCGAATCCTTTCGGGGAACAAATACTCTTTTCATGGTGATGTTCATCTGGGTGATGGTGGTGAAGAGATAATGAAGATGGCTGCAGAGGTTGCAACTCTAATGGGAGAAGTCAATATTGGGGAGTTCGTTCCTTACTTAGACTGGATGGACTTGCAAGGAGTGAAGCGACGCATGAAAAAACTGCACAATTCCTTTGATGGAGTGGTGAAAAAAATTATAGAGGAGCACCAGCAGCGCAGGAGGGAGTTCCACAAGGAGTCTGAGACTAAGGACATCATTGACGTGCTCTTGGAAATGGAGAGTCTTGATGGAAGGGAAATCACAGAGGAAAACATCAAAGCCATTGTTTTT GATATGTTTGTGGCTGGAGTTGAATCGACGTCTACTACATTAGGTTGGGTGATGAGTTTGGTGATAAAAAACACCGTGGTTGCAAAGAAAATGCAGGAGGAAATCGAATCAGTAGTGGGCAGAGAAAGGATAGTGAATGAAGATGATGTAGTAAGCATGGAGTACGTGCAGTGTGTGGTGAAGGAGACTCTGAGGTTATATCCCGCAGTACCATTGATGATTCCACatgaatccacagaagattgtacAGTTGGTGGGTACTTCATTCCTGAGAGAAGTAGGCTCATTGTCAATGCTTGGGCCATTGGAAGAGACCCATCGTTGTGGGAAGATCCTCTGGAATTCAGACCAGAGAGGTTTATGGGTAAAGATGTTGATCTTGCGAGGGGCAAAGACTGGTTTGATATGGTGCCTTTCGGGGCAGGAAGGAGAGGATGCCCGGGGGCGAACATGGCGATTGTGAACATCAATCTTCTTTCGGCTCAGCTGCTTCACTGCTTTGAATGGAGTGTGGAAGGGGATTTGGATATGAGCGAACAAGGTGGAGCGTCCATTCCCAGAAATGCTGATCTTGTAGCTCTTCCTCGTTTCAGGCTCGCCACCTGCCTCTAA